One Stratiformator vulcanicus genomic window, CAGCCAGGGGATTCGACACGCAGGTGCATCTTGTCGCCGTTTTGAACGCCGTAGTGTGCGAGGTCGGCGGGCCCCATGTGCACGTGACGCATGGCCCGAATGACACCCTGCTTTAACTCAACGACTCCCTTCGGCCCGACCAAAATGCAGGGAGCGCTGCCTTCGACATCGCCGCTGATTCGGACCGGGATATCAATGCCGAGGGAGATGGAGTCGGTGAAGGCAAGTTCGACCTGAGAGTCGCCACGGCAGGGGCCGAGGACACGGACGTTGGGAATCATCCGCTTGCGCGGCCCAACGACCATGACGGTCTCTTCCGCCGCGTAGTAGCCGTCTTGATAAAGGTCTTTTTGGGGCGTCAGGTCGTCTTTGCCGAAGAGAATTTGCACGTGCTCAGTCGTCAGGTGACAGTGCCGGGCGGAGATGTTCACGACGAGCGGATTCGCTGCTCCGGGAGCGGCGGCCGCTGGTGTGGCGCCGTTGAGTTTCTTCGCGAGAATATCGCGGACGACGCGTTCGACATCCGGGCGATTCAGTGCGGCGAGTTGATTCATCGGGAAAGCTTCGGGTGGTTGCGTGTGCTGAATACGGTCTTAATTATGTGGCGACGGTCAGTGCGACTTGCTTGCTCTTAATGACATCGCGCCAGCGATCAGGCAGCGCGTCGTCGGTCACAATGCGATCGACCGCGTCGAAACTGCACAGCGGGCTGATCGCCGAGCGTCCGAACTTTGCGCTGTGAGCGGCGACGATGACCTCGTCAGCGGTGTCGATCATTCGCCGCTCCATGTCGACAAGCAGCGTGTTCTTATTGAACAGCCCCTGCTCGGTGACGCCGCCGACGCCCATCACGAGGCGGCGGACGCGAACGCCTGAGAGTGCCGCCAAGGCCATGGGGCCAAGGGCGACACCGCTTGAGCGATCAATAATTCCGCCGATCATCATCAGTTCGATTTCCGGCCGGTGGGCGAGGATGTTCGCGATGGGCAGTGAGTTGGTCACAATTTGAAGGTGCATTGATTCTAGACGTCGGGCGACCTCGATTGCGGTCGTTCCGGCGTCCAGCAGGATGGCGTCGCCCGGTTCAAACAACCGCACGACCGCCGCTGCGATCTTCCGTTTTTCTTCCATCGATTCGGTCCGCAGGTCTTCGAATGGCTGTTCGGTGTCGTCGATGACCGCCGCGCCGCCGCGAGTTCTGCGAACCTGTCCAATTCTGTCAAGATGTTCCAAATCCCGTCGTACCGTCGATTCACTGGCTCCAACCCGATCGGTCAGCACCTGCAGCGAAATAAAGCCGGAATCCTCGATTTCCTTGAGGATTTTCGCTCTTCGCTCATCGACAATCATCACCGACTCCGACCGGCAGGGACACTGTTACCTTCCTATCTTTCCACCAAAATCAATCAAAAGCAATCATATCGCATCATGTTTGCGCAAAATTAATCAAAATGTGTTGATTGGTTATGGGTGGAACACGGTGTCTGCGCAAACTTAGATTGCACAACCGCCGCGCAAGCCGTTGCATTTCGGCAACATGCAAATTTGAAGAGGCCGCGCGTCCATCGCCGATACAGTCGGCACGACCGGCGTCACACGCGGCTCTGGGGGCGTCGTGCTGCTCAGACCGGTCGCACGCGGACACGGTTGCCGGCAATCTCCAGCCGGCCCGAGGCGAACAGCCGCACGGCTTCGGGATAGGCCTCGCACTCGGCGGCAAAGACCCGGGCAGCCAGCGAGTCGGCGGTATCCTGGGGCAGTACTGGGACCGTGCGTTGAAGGATGATCGGCCCGTGGTCGTATTCGTTATCGGCGAAGTGGACCGTACAACCGCTGACCTTCACACCCCGTTCGATCGCGGCGCGATGCACGTGCTCGCCGTGATAGCCTTTCCCGCAGAAGGCCGGGATCAGCGACGGATGAATGTTGAGCACCCGGTAGGCGTAGCGTTCGGGGATCTCGATGAAGGCGAGAAAACCAGCCAGCAGCACGAGGTCGGCTTCAGCACGATCGATGGCCTCGAAGGTCGCTTCGCTGAAATCGGCGGTGCTTTCAAAGCCCTTGCGACGGATGACCTCGACCGGGACCTCTCGTGATCTCATCCGATCGATGCCCGCGCAATCGGGCCGGCTCGCAATGACGTTGACGAGTTCGGCGTCAAGTTCGCCGGCGACGATCAGGTCGTGCAGATTCACGACGGTCGTTCCGCCGCCTGAAATTAACGCGGCAAGGCGGATCGGCCGTGACAGTGGCTCGGCAAGCGGTCGGATCGCTTCTTCCCAATTCGGTTGGCTCATTCCGATTCCGGCAGGTCCAGTTGGGGAGAGTCGTCCGTCTGCCGCGTCTGTCTGAGTTTCGCCCGTGCCTGGCGATCAGAACGCTGGGCCAGAAATACCGACACGACGGCGACGGTCACAATGAAGATGAGTCCCGCGGAAAGCCAGAATGTCGGTGCATCGTCTGCCGGCTCCGCGAGCGGAACGACCGGCCCGGCAATAATGAGGGGGGCGATTCTCGCGGTGTCACGGGCCTGGTAACCGTAAAGCTTGAAAAAGTAGCCCACAATGCGGACCGGCCGCTGCAGGTCGTCTCCCATCGGAAACCCTTCCGGCAGGTCCGATGTCACGATGACAGCCGGATTCTGCTGGGAATCGTCGGTGTACATCCAAAGCTCATAGAGCGTTTCGATGCCGAATTCGTTCGTATCAGCCGGATAGCTGATCGCTTTGCGAACGTGGCCGATCAATTCGACGGCCCGGCCTTCATAGGCTTCGGGGTTACTAAAGATGTCGACAAAGCGACGAAATGGAGCTTCCGCTTCGGTGGTGCCCTTGTAGCGGGGATCGGCCGCGCGCCGTTGTTGAAGGTACATTCTCGCGGCGTCCTGAAAATTTTCGGCGTCCGCTTGCCCGGCCCGCTCGACGAGCAGGTAATACAAATCACGTTCGGCCGGTGCGATTCCGAGCGTGCGATGCCGGACGTTCGCCCACAGGCCGGGTTCGACACCGACTTGTGACGGCGGCGGGACTGCGAGCGGTTCAAACTCACTGGCGATGATGCCGGGTCGCGAGGGCTCGTCCGCTTCGGAACTGACCAGTTTGAAGAACAGGCCCGTCAACTTGAGCATCTGGCCCGGTTCGGGAGGAGCAGCATTCTCCGGAAGCAGAACGATCGCCTGACGCCCGGACGCTCCGCTCACGGTCAGAACAATCGCACCCTCTCCCGGGGAGTCGCGTTCGACGCGACCCCGCACATGAATCGGCCGACCGCGATAGGTCTTGGGATATCGGAGCATGTCGGCATAGGGAGAGAAATCGGCGGGCGAACCCGAGAAGACGTCGAGCCGTCGCTCGCGAAATTCCTCGGCCGCCTCCCGAAGTACTTCCGCAGATTGATCTTCCAACTCCGCAAACAGTTCGGCCCGTCCCTGCTCCTCTTCGGTCCGGAACAGCGGTGTGCGGTCTTCCACAGCGGCCCACGAGTCATCCGCCGTTTCTTCTGCGGTGTTTTCCTGTCCGACCGCCGTTGTGAGCGGGACGAACTGGCAGACCGCCAACACAATCAAGCTCGGACACATCCATCGCATCTGATGAATTCGCCAAGGGGAGAGCCGGACGAGAACCTTCGCTTGCCCGAACGTCGATCGAGCAACGCGACCTCGGAAACTTGGAAAGGTAGACATGGGCATGATTTCGGTGATTTTTGGGGGACGATCTCGGGCCATTCGCTCGACTGTCGAGGCTTGCCGACACGGCTCACGGCTCTGACGGATGTCAATGTTTTGCTTTGGCTTACAACAAATCTGCTCTGCGATAGCACGTTGACACGGCTGATACGATCTTTATAATCCGCGCGATTGCCGGATAGCGACCGTCTGTCGGGAGTTCGACGTACGTGACCTGACTGCTAACCGATCGGATTGTCCGCGGATTCCCCGCGGACCGGAAGGGTGAAACATGGCGGAAAATGTAATGGAGTTTACTGACTCGAACTTCGAGTCCGATGTCCTCTCGGCTGGTGAGCCGGTCCTCGTCGACTTCTGGGCCCCCTGGTGCGGTCCTTGCCGAATGCTCGCCCCGACCGTCGAGCAGATCGCCGACGAGTACTCGGGGCGCGTCCGCGTCGGCAAGGTCAACACCGACGAAAATCCCGCTGTCGCGTCGAAGCACAACATCAGCTCGATTCCGACGGTGATGCTGTTCAAGGGTGGCGAGGTCGTTGAGACGTCAATCGGTGTTGCGCCGAAAGAGAAGCTGTCGACCATGATCGACAACCACCTCAGCTGATTGAAGCCTTTGGAAATATTGAAGCACGAACGGCCGCGGAGAAACGGTGATGTCTCTCGCGGCCGGTTGCCGGATCGGCAGGATGCTGATCGAGAAGATTGAGTGCCGGCTGGTCAAGGTCGCTCGCGACTGCGACTGTCGGCTTCGTTGACTTTCAGGGAACGGAATCCCTTTCATGGCTCGCTCCAGCGGTAACGCGCCCGATTATTCGCGCGACCTTGATCACAGTCACGCGGCGCATTTCCGGTTTGATCTGGAAGAGCCCGAGCCGATCGGATCATCGCCGTCGGCCTCCGGTCGCCCGATTTCCGACGCCGAGCTGCGTCGCCGCGAACAAGCCGTTATTGAGCAACTCTCTCTGCTGGAGCAGGAGCAGCGGCGATTCCGACTTGAGTACCAAAGCACGATCGACGAACGCGGTCGGCACGAAGCACGGATGAAGTCGGCCGAACTCGACCTGAAACGCCGCTCCGACGAACTCGATGAGAAGTTCGCGCGATGCGATGAGTTTCTGACGCAGGTCGAACAGCAGCAGCGCGCCCTCGAAGAGGAGCGACGCCGGCTCGACGAAGAACGGGACGCCGCCGCTCAGGATGCCGAGCAGCACGCCACCGAAAGTCTCGAAGAACAGAAGAAGCGGCTCGAAGCGGAACTGAAAGCTGAAACAGCGGCCGAACGCGAAGAGCTGCGTGCTCGAAAGGACGAACTCGATCGGAAAATTGCGGAGCAGGATTCGTTTCGCGAGAAGGCCCTCGCCGAACTCAGGCAGGGCTGGGACTCCGAGCGGGCCGAACTGCGACGGCAATTGACTTCGAAGCTGATCGAAGAATTGGATGCCGATCGAAAGTCACTTGTCGAGGAACGAGAGCGATTCGAAGCCCGCTGCGCTGCCGAGCGTGGCGAGTTGGAACATGAGCGTGAATTGCAGGATCGGGCCCTGCAGCAGTCCGTTCAGGAGGTGGAGCGTCTCAAAGCCACCGCCGCCCATCAGGCCCGCGAGGCCCGCGCTGAACTTGACGTGGAACTGCAGCAGCTCCGCGATCAAGCCGAGGCCGAGTTGCAGGCTGATCGGAATCAGTGGCAGGAGGACCGCGATCGCTTCGAGGAGACCGTCAAACTGAAGTATGCGGAAGAAGCCGAGCAGATTCAGAAGGACCGCGAAGAATTCGAGCAATACCGGTCCGCCGAGCTGGAACGTCTCGAGTCGGAGCGGCAATCGTCACGGGAGCAAATTGCCGAAGAGCGTGAACGCTGGCACGAAGAACACGCGACCGAGACCTCGAAGCTCGAACAACGCCTCGCCGAAGTCGACACGTTCGTTGATGAAACCGAGCGGCAGGTCGGCGAATGCCGGGCGAAAGCCGAAGCGGAGATCGCGGAACAGCGGCAACGTGCCCAGGCCGAACTCGATGCCGCTCGCTCGGAGCAGGACGAGGAACTGGCCGACCGGCGAGCCGCATTCGAACGCGAAATGGAAGCCCGACAGACCGCGTTGACCGAAGAGCGCGAGGTCATGGAAAACCGGTTTCATTTCCGCGAACAACACCTCGAGAAGACTCGCACAGAACTGGAGCTGGCCCGAGACGAACTGAGCCGTCGATTGCAGGCGGGCCAGACATACGTCACCGAAGCCGCCGAGCAGCATCGGTTGCGATACGCGCAGCTCCAACGCATGCGAGACCGACTTGACGAACGGGAACGCTCGCTGGAGCGTGAAAAACAGGTGTTGGCCGAGATGCGTCGCGTCGTATCGGCCGACCGCGAGGCGTTCGACGAGCGCGCCGCAGCGGAAGATACCGCTTGGAAACATCGGCGCGAGAGCGATCAGGCGGAGATGCTTAAGCGGCGCGATGTGATCAGTGCCCACGAGGAGGAACTCGCGGCGCGACGATCTCGACTCGACCGACTGAAAGAAGAACTCGACCGCACGCACCGCGAGAATCTCGAACTGCGGGTCGCCGCTGAAGAAGCGTGGGTCAAATTCAACAGGGCCGCCGGTCCCGACGAATCGCAGCGGCGAATTGCTGCCGCTCGCAAAGAGGTCGGCAACTACATCGCCCAACAGGAGCAAAGTCTGGCCGCCGAGCGCGAACGCGTTTCCGCCGAGCGCGATGCGATCGAGTCATTGGTGACTCAGCACGAAGAGCAGCGACGGGTGCTGGCGCACTGGTATCGTGATCGCGAAGAGGCACTGGTGCGGCGGGACGCGGAGCTTCGACGTCAGACCGACGAAGCGCGGACTATCGCGGACCAATGGTCGTCGGCTCAGCAACACTGG contains:
- the pduL gene encoding phosphate propanoyltransferase — its product is MNQLAALNRPDVERVVRDILAKKLNGATPAAAAPGAANPLVVNISARHCHLTTEHVQILFGKDDLTPQKDLYQDGYYAAEETVMVVGPRKRMIPNVRVLGPCRGDSQVELAFTDSISLGIDIPVRISGDVEGSAPCILVGPKGVVELKQGVIRAMRHVHMGPADLAHYGVQNGDKMHLRVESPGCTTVLEDMVVRAGEKIKLEVHLDTDEGNAIDLVNATRVELIQPAPCQCSH
- a CDS encoding DeoR/GlpR family DNA-binding transcription regulator → MIVDERRAKILKEIEDSGFISLQVLTDRVGASESTVRRDLEHLDRIGQVRRTRGGAAVIDDTEQPFEDLRTESMEEKRKIAAAVVRLFEPGDAILLDAGTTAIEVARRLESMHLQIVTNSLPIANILAHRPEIELMMIGGIIDRSSGVALGPMALAALSGVRVRRLVMGVGGVTEQGLFNKNTLLVDMERRMIDTADEVIVAAHSAKFGRSAISPLCSFDAVDRIVTDDALPDRWRDVIKSKQVALTVAT
- the purN gene encoding phosphoribosylglycinamide formyltransferase, whose amino-acid sequence is MSQPNWEEAIRPLAEPLSRPIRLAALISGGGTTVVNLHDLIVAGELDAELVNVIASRPDCAGIDRMRSREVPVEVIRRKGFESTADFSEATFEAIDRAEADLVLLAGFLAFIEIPERYAYRVLNIHPSLIPAFCGKGYHGEHVHRAAIERGVKVSGCTVHFADNEYDHGPIILQRTVPVLPQDTADSLAARVFAAECEAYPEAVRLFASGRLEIAGNRVRVRPV
- the trxA gene encoding thioredoxin; translation: MAENVMEFTDSNFESDVLSAGEPVLVDFWAPWCGPCRMLAPTVEQIADEYSGRVRVGKVNTDENPAVASKHNISSIPTVMLFKGGEVVETSIGVAPKEKLSTMIDNHLS